In the Pochonia chlamydosporia 170 chromosome Unknown PCv3seq00026, whole genome shotgun sequence genome, one interval contains:
- a CDS encoding retrovirus polyprotein (similar to Talaromyces marneffei ATCC 18224 XP_002143142.1) — MSSDPVLIEVRINRANQVRALVDTGCDCYAVIDEAVVKRLRIPFVDRNPRRLGGFSEATKDVMSPGIVVFMMETGGYDERMFAHVVPRLGQDVFLGRPWMRKNKVVYDAAEQRVYHGVADITIRLLGQEEPDGVKAIRAARVVPAAVFAAECRRGRKRQGRGAAAVQAISLSDIEKALRPKQPVDPSKTVPKEVLDEFGDLFSPEEAMKLPPHRPGVDHEVHLQRDSNGNEPPLPWGPLYSMSREELLVLRKTLRDLLDRGFIRASSSAAAAPVLFVKKPNGGLRFCCDYRALNAITKRDRYPLPLIAETLNNLTKAKWFTKLDVVAAFHKIRMAPGHEEKTAFRTRFGLYEWLVCPFGLSDAPASFQRYMNSVLNKYLDDFVTAYLDDVLIYSSGTLADHEAKVRLVLRSLADAGLHLDPAKCEFSIKEVKYLGFIVRAGKGVACDPEKQQAIREWLVPTTVKGVRSFLGFANYYRIFIPDYSRITKALDALLKKGVTFRWGKAEDGAFRELKRRFCDAPILRQWDPSLQTFVEADCSGYAFGGVLSQEGKDGRRHACAFYSRRLSPAEYNYPIHDKEMLAIMRCLDTWSAELRSCGTFTVLTDHRNLEYFMTRRKLTERQSRWAAELSQFNFKLDYRPGCEAVVPDALSRREQDAPQDINDEREQGRVIQLIPDNAIPESTRLRISRIGLETPPPPDMKVFEAGDLQALWDQTIKEDCIYRAAYEAVRLRERAFPPALGLKVQISECGIDAGKRLTFRDRIWVPGGSGEKGNQGEADKDTLRTRIVQDSHDSTAAGHPGREGTLAIVARSFYWPGQSQLVRRFVANCDVCGRGHIWRQSKRGFLKPLPIPDRPRSHLAMDFITDLPATGPNNATYIWVIVDRLTKAVTLEVMDTMEAEACAKRFLQCHYRFHGMPRSIVSDRGSNWLSRFWKRFCKLAGVTQRLSTAYHPQTDGGPERTNQEIQAYLRAYVSYLQHDWGDFLPVAQLALNNRESAATKISPFFVEHGYHVEPVAVEDPADPPQSKEEGKADALLSRLQEVSEYMQAMIAASQQQQEDATNAKRQPAERFEVGDKVWLSMTNYRSPRPCKKLDWLHHKYTVTKVISSHVVELDVPGSIHPRFHVDLLRRARQDPAPGQRVDDAQPPSIRDENGVEEWEVEEILCARWKNRGRGKFREVFVRWRGYADATWEPVEALRETEAMEVFESVYGPIMKHDGPLEKYQSTTGSRRPGRRRTGGRG, encoded by the coding sequence ATGAGTAGTGATCCAGTGCTGATCGAAGTACGGATTAATAGAGCTAATCAAGTGCGCGCTCTTGTCGATACCGGATGTGACTGCTATGCCGTAATCGATGAAGCTGTAGTTAAGAGACTGCGGATTCCATTTGTCGACAGGAATCCAAGGCGGTTAGGTGGGTTTTCCGAGGCGACTAAAGACGTGATGTCGCCAGGAATTGTGGTTTtcatgatggagactggaggataCGACGAACGCATGTTTGCGCATGTGGTTCCGCGGTTAGGCCAAGATGTGTTCTTGGGCCGGCcttggatgaggaagaacaAGGTGGTATACGACGCCGCCGAACAGCGAGTTTACCACGGGGTCGCCGACATTACCATACGGCTCCTAGGACAGGAAGAGCCCGACGGGGTAAAAGCGATCCGAGCTGCCCGCGTTGTACCGGCAGCTGTGTTCGCGGCAGAGTGCCGCCGAGGGAGGAAGCGTCAAGGGCGAGGCGCGGCTGCAGTGCAGGCCATCAGCCTGTCTGATATTGAGAAGGCATTGAGGCCGAAACAGCCAGTTGATCCGAGTAAGACAGTTCCCAAGGAAGTGCTGGACGAATTCGGAGATCTATTCTCTCCGGAAGAggcgatgaagctgcctccgCACAGACCAGGGGTCGACCACGAAGTACATTTGCAGCGTGATAGCAACGGGAACGAACCGCCACTGCCGTGGGGACCATTGTATAGCATGTCCCGCGAGGAGCTCCTCGTGCTACGGAAAACACTGCGGGATTTGCTGGATAGAGGGTTTATCCGGGCGAGCAGctcggcagcagctgccCCAGTAttgtttgtgaagaaacCAAACGGGGGCTTACGGTTCTGTTGCGACTACCGCGCACTGAACGCAATCACGAAGCGTGATCGTTACCCGTTGCCTCTGATTGCGGAGACTCTGAACAATCTGACAAAAGCCAAGTGGTTTACGAAGCTAGATGTCGTGGCCGCCTTCCACAAGATTCGCATGGCTCCAGGCCACGAGGAGAAGACCGCGTTCCGAACCAGATTCGGGCTGTATGAGTGGCTCGTATGCCCCTTTGGCCTAAGTGACGCCCCGGCATCGTTCCAGCGGTACATGAATAGCGTGCTGAATAAGTACCTCGACGACTTCGTCACGGCGTACCTGGATGATGTTTTGATCTATTCGAGCGGGACATTGGCTGACCATGAAGCGAAAGTGCGTCTGGTCCTCCGATCGTTAGCAGACGCTGGTCTGCACCTGGACCCGGCCAAATGTGAGTTCTCCATAAAGGAAGTCAAATATTTGGGCTTCATTGTGCGAGCAGGCAAGGGGGTCGCTTGCGACCCTGAGAAACAGCAGGCGATCCGTGAGtggctggtgccaacaaCCGTGAAAGGTGTCAGAAGCTTTCTTGGGTTTGCGAATTACTATCGGATTTTCATTCCCGACTATTCACGGATTACCAAGGCGTTAGATGCACTCTTGAAGAAAGGAGTCACCTTCCGCTGGGGTAAAGCAGAGGACGGGGCGTTTCGAGAACTGAAGCGAAGATTTTGCGACGCCCCAATTCTGAGGCAGTGGGATCCGTCCCTACAAACCTTCGTGGAAGCAGATTGCTCAGGCTATGCGTTTGGAGGCGTATTATCTCAGGAAGGAAAGGATGGGCGTCGGCACGCTTGTGCATTTTACTCACGGCGGCTGTCGCCCGCAGAGTACAACTATCCGATTCACGAcaaggagatgttggccatTATGAGGTGCCTGGATACATGGAGTGCGGAGTTAAGGAGCTGTGGAACATTCACGGTCTTAACGGACCACCGCAACCTTGAATACTTCATGACGCGGAGGAAGTTGACGGAACGCCAGAGCCGATGGGCTGCTGAGCTTTCACAATTCAACTTCAAGCTGGACTACCGTCCTGGGTGTGAGGCTGTCGTGCCGGACGCGCTGTCCCGCCGCGAACAAGATGCCCCGCAGGATATAAATGACGAGCGTGAACAAGGGCGAGTGATCCAATTGATCCCGGATAATGCCATCCCAGAATCGACAAGGCTACGGATCAGCAGGATAGGACTAGAGACACCACCCCCGCCGGATATGAAGGTGTTTGAGGCCGGCGATTTACAGGCGCTCTGGGACCAAACAATTAAGGAAGATTGTATATATCGAGCGGCCTATGAAGCGGTACGGCTACGAGAGCGGGCTTTCCCACCGGCGCTAGGATTGAAGGTACAGATATCAGAATGTGGCATCGACGCTGGTAAGCGACTGACCTTTAGGGACCGAATTTGGGTACCTGGAGGCTCGGGGGAGAAGGGGAACCAAGGCGAGGCGGACAAGGACACCCTTCGGACGCGCATCGTGCAAGACTCCCACGACTCAACTGCCGCCGGCCACCCAGGAAGAGAGGGTACCTTGGCAATTGTGGCTCGCAGTTTCTACTGGCCGGGGCAGTCGCAGTTGGTTCGACGATTTGTTGCAAATTGCGACGTATGCGGACGTGGCCATATTTGGCGCCAGTCGAAGAGAGGGTTCCTGAAACCGCTGCCCATCCCTGACAGACCACGCAGTCATTTGGCAATGGACTTTATCACAGATCTGCCGGCCACGGGACCTAACAACGCAACGTATATCTGGGTGATTGTGGACCGGCTTACGAAGGCTGTAACGCTGGAAGTGATGGACACAATGGAGGCGGAAGCGTGTGCGAAACGTTTCCTACAATGCCACTATAGGTTTCATGGAATGCCACGGTCTATCGTAAGCGACCGCGGGAGCAACTGGCTGAGTCGATTCTGGAAGAGGTTCTGCAAGCTAGCCGGGGTGACGCAGCGGTTGAGTACAGCATACCACCCACAGACAGATGGAGGGCCGGAAAGAACAAACCAGGAGATACAGGCATACCTGCGGGCATACGTATCATACTTGCAGCATGACTGGGGAGACTTCCTCCCAGTGGCACAGCTAGCCCTCAACAACCGAGAATCTGCAGCGACAAAGATCAGTCCGTTCTTCGTCGAGCACGGATACCACGTAGAACCCGTGGCTGTCGAGGATCCAGCAGATCCACCCCAGAGCAAagaggaaggcaaggcagatgcCCTTCTGAGCCGTCTGCAGGAAGTCTCGGAGTATATGCAGGCTATGATCGCCGCCtctcagcaacagcaagaagatgCTACGAATGCGAAGAGACAGCCGGCCGAACGATTCGAGGTTGGAGACAAGGTCTGGCTATCGATGACGAACTACAGATCGCCACGGCCGTGCAAGAAGCTAGATTGGCTGCACCACAAGTATACAGTCACAAAAGTCATCAGTTCACATGTTGTGGAGTTGGACGTGCCGGGTTCTATACACCCACGATTTCACGTCGATCTGTTGCGCCGAGCTAGACAAGACCCAGCACCCGGGCAACGAGTTGACGACGCCCAACCGCCGTCGATACGAGACGAGAATGGTGTAGAAGAATGGGAAGTGGAGGAGATACTCTGCGCTCGTTGGAAAAACCGCGGACGCGGGAAGTTTAGAGAAGTATTTGTACGCTGGCGTGGGTACGCAGACGCAACATGGGAGCCAGTGGAGGCTCTACGAGAGACGGAAGCGATGGAGGTGTTTGAGTCAGTTTATGGCCCAATTATGAAGCACGACGGACCGTTGGAGAAGTACCAGTCGACTACTGGCTCCAGGCGGCCTGGTCGGAGACGGACGGGAGGAAGGGGATaa
- a CDS encoding reverse transcriptase (similar to Beauveria bassiana ARSEF 2860 XP_008600986.1), protein MTSQHSGVAASFTAISSPTSLVADSSAASDNGDSDMGETYTSPLSPSQFKKKKRTSKRSRLSEKANYYMLAANSFIIYVQCEVEKISYTVFCTNYFTALQRHCRLLRTAACANEVERPRLIPRRFKDSIPTEAARIRPPKEIAVVEFQRWLKDKPPGYIVFSDGSKIETDTAGYGFAVFHNGRLVDWGSGQLGRREVFDAEIHGAVQGLRCAVLANFANEPITVCMDNTSVIDYLLAKQGASLPVLEHLPSVSYRRRQIKGQIAVDYRQWWQGVERTGYTSLGLAAELQKLPELTLPRRLLGYLLAARSHHGDFADYHERFHPGQATLECPCGRQKSPTHLFYCRKVPRHLRARLTPDPEAAIGRFLGRSYKVYLRIADFYYTKINKRY, encoded by the exons AtgacttctcaacactcaggTGTTGCCGCTTCCTTTACGGCTATatcatccccaacatccctAGTGGCTGATtcatcagctgccagcgacaacGGAGATTCTGACATGGGAGAAACGTATACTTCGCCGTTGTCGCCCTCtcaattcaagaagaagaagcgtacaTCGAAGCGCTCTCGTCTCtcggaaaaagcaaactaTTACATGTTGGCCGCGAATAGCTTCATAATTTACg TGCAGTGTGAGGTCGAAAAAATATCGTATACGGTATTTTGCACTAATTACTTCACTGCTCTGCAGAGGCATTGCCGACTCCTCCGAACAGCGGCATGTGCAAATGAAGTTGAACGACCAAGGCTCATCCCACGCCGCTTTAAGGATAGCATCCCGACTGAAGCTGCGAGAATTAGACCACCCAAAGAAATCGCCGTTGTAGAATTCCAGCGCTGGCTTAAGGATAAACCCCCAGGATATATCGTCTTTAGCGATGGCTCCAAGATAGAAACAGATACCGCAGGATATGGATTCGCAGTATTCCACAACGGACGCCTCGTCGACTGGggctctggccaacttggccgcaGAGAAGTCTTTGACGCAGAAATCCACGGCGCTGTGCAAGGCCTCCGATGCGCTGTACTCGCTAATTTTGCTAACGAACCAATTACAGTCTGTATGGATAACACCTCCGTTATTGACT ATCTTCTCGCCAAGCAAGGGGCTAGTCTCCCAGTCCTAGAACACCTTCCCTCAGTCTCCTACCGCAGGAGACAGATTAAGGGTCAGATAGCCGTAGACTACCGGCAGTGGTGGCAAGGAGTAGAGAGAACAGGTTACACGTCGCTCGGCCTGGCCGCCGAGCTACAAAAGCTTCCTGAGCTCACTCTCCCGCGCCGTCTGCTGGGATATCTACTTGCTGCCCGATCACACCACGGTGACTTTGCGGACTACCACGAAAGATTTCACCCAGGTCAGGCGACCCTGGAGTGCCCCTGCGGGCGCCAAAAGTCGCCTACCCATCTCTTCTACTGCAGGAAAgttcctcgccatctccgGGCTCGGCTGACCCCCGATCCCGAAGCGGCGATAGGACGTTTCCTCGGTAGATCCTACAAGGTTTACCTGCGCATTGCTGACTTCTATTACACGAAGATCAACAAGCGCTACTAA